The Diaminobutyricimonas aerilata nucleotide sequence CACGCCCAGTGGGATGTCCACGTCGACGTCGCGAAGGTTGTGGCGGGTGGCACCACGGATCTCGAGCGCCCCGGTGCGCTCCCGCACGGCGGGCTTGAGTCGCGCGCGGTCGTCGAGGTGCCGACCGGTGAGCGTGTCACTCGCCCGCAGCCCGGCGACATCGCCGGTGTACTGCACGACACCGCCGTGCACGCCGGCGCGCGGGCCGAGGTCGACGACGTTGTCGGCGATGAGGATCGTCTCGGGTTTGTGCTCGACGACGAGCACGGTGTTGCCCTTGTCGCGCAGTCGCAGCAGCAGTTGGTTCATCCGCGCGATGTCGTGCGGGTGGAGCCCGACCGTGGGCTCGTCGAACACGTAGGTGACATCGGTGAGGCTCGACCCGAGGTGCCGGATCATCTTCACGCGCTGGGCCTCGCCGCCCGAGAGCGTGCCCGACGAGCGGTCGAGGCTGAGGTAGCCGAGCCCGATCTCGACGAACGAGTCGAGGGTCTGGATGAGGCCGCTCAGCAGCGGCGCGACCGAGGGCTCCTGGAGTCCTCGCACCCACTGGGCGAGGTCGCTGATCTGCATGCGGCAGGCGTCGGCGATGTTGAGGTCGCCGATGCGGGAGGCGAGGGCCGCCTCATTCAGGCGCGCCCCCTCGCACTCCGGGCAGGTCGTGAAGGTGACGGCGCGGTCGACGAAGGCGCGGATGTGCGGTTGAAGCGCGTCCTTGTCCTTCTGCAGGAATCCCTTCTGCACCCGGGGCACGAGACCCTCGTACGTCATGTTGATGCCCGAGACCTTGATCTTGGTCGGCTCGCTGTAGAGGAACATGTGGCGTTCCTCGTCGGTGAAGTCGCGGATCGGCTTGTCGGCGGGAAAGAACCCGGACTCGCTGTAGATGCGCACCTGCCAGCCGTCGACGTTGTAGCCGGGGATCGTCATGGCGCCCTCGGCGAGCGACTTGCTGCTGTCGAACAGCTCGTCGAGGTCGATCTCCGTCACCTCACCACGACCCTCGCAGCGCGGGCACATGCCGGCGGGGAGGTTGAAGCTGTAGTGGAACGACGGGCCCGCCGACGGCACCCCCAGACGGCTGAACACGATGCGCAGCATGGCGTTCGCATCCGTCGCCGTGCCCACGGTGGAGCGCGCGTTCGCCCCCATCCGCTCCTGGTCGACGATGATCGCGGTCGTCAGCCCCTCGAGCAGGTCGACTTCGGGGCGGCCGAGGCTCGGCATGAAGCCCTGCACGAAGGCGCTGTAGGTCTCGTTGATGAGCCGCTGCGACTCGGCGGCGATCGTGCCGAAGACGAGCGAGCTCTTGCCGGATCCCGAGACGCCGGTGAAGACGGTCAGGCGGCGCTTGGGGATGTCGACGTCGACGCCGCGCAGATTGTTCTCGCGCGCGCCGCGCACGACGATCGTGTGGTGGCTGTCGGCCGCGGCGAAGCGGCCGCCGGAATGTGAGAGCTCGTCGCTGGGGGTCACGCGTCCGATGCTAGCGACGGGCGGGGTCACCCGGTGTCCTGAATCCGGGCGCAACCGAGTGCGTGACCGGCTACAGTCGGGCCACCGCACGGCCGACGAGGCCCGGTGCGAGTCGCAGCATCGCGGGCAGCAGTCGCGATGGCCCGGGCAGTGCGACGGGTCGGCGGGCCTTGAGGGCCCGGAGTGCGACCTCCGCGACCTCGGAGGCCGGCAGCTTGGTGCCGGTCTTGCCCGCGTTCATCGGGGTGTCGGTCGTCGGCGGCATCAGTTCGAGCACGTGGGTCCCGTACGGCGCGAGCTGGCGGCGCAGACCCTCGGTGAAGCTGTGCAATCCCGCCTTCGCGGCACCGTAGGTCGGCGCGCGGGTGGGGGAGACGAGGGCGAACCCTGAGGTGACGAACACGAGGGCCTCCGGGGTGGGCCAGCGGGCGAGCACCTCGCCGGTGAGGTGGATGGGCGCCGACAGGTTGACGGCGATCTCCGCGTCCAGGTCTCGCGTGGGATCGGTTCCGGCCGTGAAGTCGCGGTCGACGAGGGTGCCGGCGTTGTTGATGAGCACGTCCACGCCGCCGAAGCGTCGCGCGACCTCGTCCAGCATCGCGGCGCGGTCATCCGCATCCGTGATGTCGGCGCGGACGGCGACTGCGGTCGGATGCGCTGCGCGAACCGGTCGAGGGCGACCTGGGAGCGGCCGCAGACCGCGACGGCCGCACCATCACGCAGGAAGGCTTCGGCGAGAGCCGAGCCGATGCCGGAGGTGCCGCCGGTGATGAGGACGACGCGCTGTCGAGTGATGGGGTGCTCCTGTTTCCGTCGAGGTGGTGCGGTATACATTCGTAACCGACCCTAGGCACGTGCCCGGCACACCGGAAGGACGCACTTTCGTGAACGTTGGTATCCGCGACGAAACCGCCGACTGTCAGCGCGCCACCGACGTGCTGGCACGCACCGCAGACAAGTGGACGGTTCGTGTCTTCATCCGGCTGCAGGATGCGCCGCGTCGGTTCGGCGAGTTGAGGCGGATGATCGACGGCATCTCGCCCAAGATGCTCGCCTCGACGCTCCGCGGCCTCGAGCGCGACGGCCTCGTCTCGAGAACGGTCTTCCCGACCAACCCCCCGAGTGTCGAGTACGCGCTCACCGACCTGGGACGGGAACTGGCCGTACCGGTTCAGGCGCTCGGCGACTGGGTGCTCGGCAATCTGCACCGCATCGAGTTCGCGCGAGCCGAGTTCGACGACGTCGATCGTTCGCCTCGTCGCTGACCCGCTCTAGCGCTGCAGGCCGAGCGTCGCGAGGAGGTCCTCGTGCAGCTCGAACCAGACGGTGTGGCACGAGTCGAGCTCGATCACGTCGACCCAGGCACGCTCGCCGTCCTGCACACGGGAGGCGGCCGACGAGAACCGGCGGTCGTATCCCGAGAAGCGGGGCAGGCGCGCCTCGAGCGCGCGGATGAGGGGACGCAGGTCGCGTGCCAGGGCCGCGAGCTCGGCCACGATCCGGGCATCCCACACGGCGTCGCGGTGGCGGTTGACGGCGAACGGGTCGTCGTCGGTCGGCCGGATCTGCCAGTTCGTCACGGCGGAGCGCAGCCGTGAGTTCAGCGGCAGGAATTCCCGGTACACCGCCTCGACCTCGACCCGGGCGTCTGCGGCATCCACCTCGGCGGCCAGCAGCTGTTCTCCGTATTCTGGGCCGCATGACGAGAAGCTGGAACGACGTGCGCGCCTACTTCGAACGCGGGGCCATCGCCCACGTGGCGACCCTGATGCCCGACGGCTCGCCGCACAGCGTGCCGGTATGGGTGGCGGTCGAGGGCGACGAGCTCGCCTTCTTCTCGATCGCGGATTCGCGTAAGGACAAGAACCTCAGCGCCGACCCGAGAGTCGCGGTGTCGACCACGAACCCGGAGAACGCGCTCGACATGGCGTTCGTGCGGGGAACAGTCACGACGCGCTTGACCGGAGAAGAGGCGATGCCGATCGTCGACCGGATCGCCGAGCTCTACACCGGCGGACCCTACGACATCCGGTCGGGGCTCGCCGCCTTCCTCGTCACGCCGGAGGTGGCGTGGGCGAACGACTACCGGTCGGAGTAGCGCCGCCCGACGCGTCGTCAGACGCCGGAGACCACCGCGTTGTCGAGTTCGTCGGCGTTCACGGTCGGGCGTTCCGCACGATTCGTGAGCAGCACGTAGGCCACGCCGACCGTCGGATGCACCCAGAACTCCGCGCCCGACCAGCCGCCGTGTCCGTAGGCGTCGCGGTCGATGAGTCCCGGCGCGCGGGTGCGCAGGTTCCACGTGAAGCCCCAGTCCTGGCCGCGCTCGGCCGGGTAGGGGTCGAGTCGGGGGATGTCGCCGGTGAGCGGACGCAGCATCATCGCGAGAGTGGTCGGCCGCACGATCTCGCCGGTGTTGCGGAGCAGGGCGGCGCCGACCGACAGCAGGTCCTCGGCTCGGCCGAGCAGTCCGGCGCCCGGATGACGCAACGCCGCGAACCGCTGCAGGTCGAGTCCGGCATCCGCCGCATCCACGACGTGATGCGGGTCGGATGCTTCGTCGAGCGTCAACCCCGATGCCTCGACCCCGGCGAGCGTGTCGGCGACGGCCTCGTCCCACACGCGTCCGGTCCGCGCGCGGATCATGCGGGCGACACCCTCGAAGGCGATGGTCGAGTACCGCGAGGCCGTGCCCGCCGCGAAGTCGCGCTCGCCGAGGAGCCCCGCTTCGAGTCCGGCGGCTGTGTCCATCGGCGGCTCCGCGATGCCCGAGGTGTGGCTCACGAGATGCCGCAGCCTCACGACATCGTCCCGGTTCCGTCCGAACTCCGGCACGTCCGACTGCAGCGGCGTGCCGGGGGTGGCGAGCCCCATCTCGATCATCCGCGCGGCCGCGAGGCCGACGAGGGGCTTCGTGATCGAGAACAGACGGTAATGGTCGTCGATGCGGGCGGCGCGGCTGCCGGTTGCTCCGAACGCGTCGAGCGCCTGTACGCCCGCCGCGGTGGCGACGCCGAGCACTGCCGTCGGCAGTGCGCCGGATTCCACCTGTCGGCGAGCCCAGTCGAAGGCGTGCGCGAACGGTTCGGACATGGCGGCTCCTCGAGGGCAGGGCAGGTGCTCGACCGTAGCGAGCGGCTCATCCGTTGTCCAGAGCGGCGACGCGCCCGCGCCTCGTCCGCCGGTCGGCCGCGGGAGAGTCGCTGCACGACGACGCCGCCGCCTCGTGCGCTCAGCTCAGCACGAGGTCGGGCACATCGTGGAAGTAGTCCACCAGCGTGATCGGTGAGGTGCGCGGGATCGTGCCGTGATCGGCACACACCCAACGGGCTCTGCCCGTCGACTGATCGAGCGCCACGGACAGCGGCGACCCGCAGGTGCCGCACGTGATCGCGTCGACGGAGTCGAACTCGTCCATGGCGAAATGGTAGACAGCAGGCGGGGGCGGCGGCCATACCGTTCGGCGAAACGTGAGCACGGTCTCCGGGCCGATGGCAGCATGGCGGTCATGACACTTCCCGCCGATGCCCACGTGCACAGCGAATGGTCCTGGGACAGCGGGTCGGATCCCGCCTCCCCCGGACGGATGGCCCGCGCCTGCGAGCGGGCGGTGCGGATCGGGCTGCCGGCGATCGTGTTCACCGAACACCTCGACCTCGAGACGGCGTGGCGCGTCGACGAGGGCGACATGGGGGAGCACGCGGGCTCGCTCGTCGACGACGCGGGGTACGTGCGGCTTCCGCCGTTCGATCTCGACGGGTACCTCGAGGCGATCGAGCGGTGCCGCGCGGCGCATCCGGAGCTGCGCATCCTGACCGGCCTCGAATTCGGGCAACCGCACTTGTGGGACGAGGTCGCCGCCCCGATCGTGCGCGCGGTCGACCGGGTGAACGGATCGCTGCACATGCTGCCGCTGCCCGGCGGAGACCGGAGCGAACCCGTCACGCTCTACCGCTACAGCGCGGCCGACGACGTGATGTGGGCCTACCTCGAGGAGATCCCGCGGATGGTCGCGGGCTCCGACACGTTCGAGGTGTTCACCCACATCGACTACGCGGTGCGCGCGTGGCCGACGGCCGAGCTCGGGCCGTTCGACCCCCGACGGTTCGAGGAGGGCTTCCGTTCGGCCATGCGGGCGATCGCCGCGTCGGGGCGGGCGCTGGAGATGAACACGCGACGGCTGTGGTCGTGGATCCCGCAGTGGTGGAGCGAGGAGGGCGGCCGCGCGGTGACCTTCGGCAGCGACGCGCACGTGCCGGAGGCCATCGCCGCGAACTTCCCCGAGGCGAAGGCGATGCTCGAGTCGTTCGGTTTCCGTGAGGGATCCCGCCCCGAGGACTTCTGGACCCGCTGAGCGCGCCGGCGGTGGGCCGGCTCCTCACTCCCGCCGCAGCAGCGCCGCGACTCGGGGCAGCACCTCCCGTGCCGGACCGCTGAGCCCGCATTCCATCGCGAGCCAGCCGTCGTAGCCGATGTCGTCGAGGGCGTCGAGTGTGTCGTCCCAGTCGTAATGGCCGGCGCCCGGCTCCAGGCGGTTGCTGTCGCCCAGCTGCACGTGCCCGATCCGCGATCCGGCGGCGCGGATCGCCGCACCGGTGTCCGCCTCCTCGATCGACATGTGCCACGTGTCGGCCACGACGGCGAGTCCGGGCGAGCCGATCTCATCGACGTACCAGCTGGCATCCGCCAGCGTGTTCACCACGAAGTCCTCGAAGCGGTTGAGCGGCTCCAGGTAGGCGACGACCCCGAGGGTCGCAGCGTGCGCCGCGATCTCATCGAGTGCCTCGAGCAGCAGGCGGCGCGATTCGTCGTCGCTGCGCGGAGGCACGAACGGCGGGAGGTGCTTCGAGAAGAGGCCGAACGCGTGCGGCGTCACGAATCCGTTGCCGCCCGCGGCAGCGACGACGCCGAGCAACTCCTTCAACTCGTCGATCGCACCGCGGCGACGCTCCTCGTCGAAGTCGCCGATGAAGTGGTCGACGTGTGCGACGGCGCTGGGCATCTCGACGCCGGCGGCGCGCGCGGCCTGCAGCTCCGCGGTACGAGAGACGAACACGCCGTTCCCGCGACCCGACAACTCGATCCCGTCGAATCCGACCGAGCGGGCGAACGCGAACTTCTCCTCGAGCGTGTCGCCTTCGCAGGTCGACTCCTGTGCGGCGAGCTTGAACGTCATGTCACACCGCCTTCGCGTCGAGCACGACCTGCAGCACATCGCGCGGGGAGCCGTCGAGCAACTCGAAGGCCTCGCGTCCCCGCTCGAGCGGCATGGTGTGCGAGATCAACTCCGTCACCCGCAGACGGCCGGACACGGCGAGATCGACCGCCGTGCGCTGCAGCCGATACTCGTCCCAGCGATGGCGCAGGGCGGGAGCGACGCCGGAGATCTGGGATGCGATCACGGCGACGCGATTGTGGTGGAACTCCTCACCGAGCCGCAGCCCGACGCCTTCGCCTTGCATGAACCCGGCGACGCAGACACGGGAGCTGTACGCGACGGACCGGATGGCCTCGTGCATCGCCGAGTAATTGCCCGACACCTCGAGGCACACGTCGGCGCCGAGCCCGCCGGTGAGTTCGCGGATGCGCTCGGCGACGCCGCCCGCGGAGGCGTCGATCACCTCGTCCGCACCGAGCTGTTGCGCGAGTTCCCGCCGCGAGGCGACGCCGTCGACCGCGATGACGCGCGCGCCGTTGAGGCGCGCGAGCTGGGCGACGAGCTGTCCGGGCACGCCGAGGCCGAACACCGCGACGGTTTCGCCGATGTGGATGTCGGCGTCGAGCACCACGTTCAGCGCGATCGCGCCGATGTGGGAGAAGATCCCGATCCGCGGGTCGGCGTCGGGGGAGAGGATGCGCTTCGCGGCGCGGTCCGCTTTCTGAACCGTCTCGGTGCGGTGTCCCCAGGTGCCCCAGATGACATCGCCGACGGCGACGGTGGTGACCTCGGCGCCGACCTCGACGACCTCGCCCACCTCTTCGTAGCCCCAGCCGTTGACGGGGTACTCGAAGCTCGTCGACCCGTCGACGAACAAGCGGCGCTGCTCGTCCCACCGCTTGTTCAGGTAGGGATTGGTGCCGCGGTACGCCGTCAGCTCCGTGCCGGCGGAGATGCCGGAGTAGAGCGTCGAGATGCGCACCTCGTCGACGGCGAGCGGTCGTGACTCCTCGTCGACGACCTGAGCGAGGCGGGGAGAGCTGAAGCTGACCATACGGCCCATGGGTGGGGTGTCCTTTCTGGGACGGGATGCCGGGTGGAGTCGGGGCGGAAACGGTGGTCGGGTCAGCCCTTGACGGCGCCCGCGAGGAAGCCCTGGGTCACCTGCCGCTGCAGCACGATGAACAGCACGATGACCGGCAGGATCGTGATGAGCGTGCCGGCCGCGAGCGGCCCGATGTCGAGGGAGCGGCCGCCCGTGAACATGTACAGACCGGACGTGAGCGGACGGAAGTCGCCGCCCGGCAGGTACAGCAGCGGGATGAGGAAGTTGTTCCAGTTCCCGAGGAATGTGAACACCGCGAGGGCGCCCATGCCCGAACGTGCCAGCGGCATCATCACCCGCAGGAAGATCTGCAACTCCGACGCGCCGTCGACGCGGGCCGCCTGCTCCAGTTCGACCGGCAGGTCGGAGAAGAACGCCCGCATGAAGAACGTGCCGAAAGACAGTCCGCCCGAAGTGAGCAGCAGCACTGCGCCGAGGAGGGTGTCGAGCAACCCCATGGAGCGCAGCTGGAAGTACAGCGGGATCATGTAGGTGAAGAACGGCACCAACAGGCCGAGGACGACGATGTAGAACAGGATCGTGCGCCCGCGGAACGGCAGCCGGGCGAACGTGTACCCGGCCATGGTCGAGAAGAGCACGACGAACAGGGTGCTCGGCACGGTGAGCAGGATGCTGTTCCAGAGGTAGTCGCTGAAGCGTCCCACCGTCCAGGCGTCCACGATGTTCTGCAGAGAGAACGTCGAGAAGAAACCGAACGGGTTGACCCGCACGTCCTCCGGCGTCTTGAGCGTCGTGGAGATCACGAGCAGCACGGGGAAGAGCGTGAACAGCGCGAGCACGAGCAGCAGCGCGTGCCTGCCGATCTGCGGGCGGGGCCGCCGCATCCCGTCGGAGCGCGCGCCGATGCGGCGCGGTGCCGCGACGCGCGGCGAGTCCACCGTCGTGTGGGTCATCACGCCCCCGTCCCATCGATCGACAGCCGTCGCTGCAGCCGGTTGAGGAACACCGCCACCGGCACCGAGAGCACCGTGATGAGCAGTGCGAGGGTGGTGCCGTAGCCGATCCTGCTGACCTCGAACGCCTGGCTGTAGGCATAGGTGCCGATGGTGTCGGTCGCGTTCGCCGGCCCTCCGCCGGTCATGATGAAGATGATGTCGAAGACGCTGAACCCGCCGACGAGGGTGAGGGTCAGCACCATGAGGAACACCGGCATGATCTGCGGCAGGATGACGTACCACAGCCGCTGAGCCGGGTTCGCGCCGTCGATCTTGGCGGCGTCGACGAGCTCCACGTCGACGTTGCGCAGCGCCGACAGCAGGATCACGATCACGAATCCGGTGGCCGCCCAGATCGCGGTGGCCAATACGGCGAAGAGCGCGAGATCCGGGTCGCCGAGCCAGCCGCGGGTGAGCGCGCCGAGTCCGACCGCCGTGAGCGCCTGGTTGAGCCATCCGCTGACCGGGTCGTAGATCCAGCCCCACACGATGCCGATGGCGACGCCGGGAAGCACGTATGGCAGGAAGAAGACGACCCGGTATCCGGCGCTGCCGGAGCGGGTGGTCCACAGCAGCACCGACACGAGCAGCCCGATCACGAGCGGTGCCGCCGTGCCGATGACGATCCAGATGAGGTTGTTGCCGAGCGCGTGCCACACCTCGGGGTCGAGGAACATCTCCTGGAAGTTCGCGAGACCGACGAAGGCCGGATTCGGGTCGATCCCGTCGAAGTCGACCACCGAGTAGTAGAG carries:
- a CDS encoding sugar phosphate isomerase/epimerase family protein — encoded protein: MTFKLAAQESTCEGDTLEEKFAFARSVGFDGIELSGRGNGVFVSRTAELQAARAAGVEMPSAVAHVDHFIGDFDEERRRGAIDELKELLGVVAAAGGNGFVTPHAFGLFSKHLPPFVPPRSDDESRRLLLEALDEIAAHAATLGVVAYLEPLNRFEDFVVNTLADASWYVDEIGSPGLAVVADTWHMSIEEADTGAAIRAAGSRIGHVQLGDSNRLEPGAGHYDWDDTLDALDDIGYDGWLAMECGLSGPAREVLPRVAALLRRE
- a CDS encoding SDR family NAD(P)-dependent oxidoreductase, whose translation is MRPLPGRPRPVRAAHPTAVAVRADITDADDRAAMLDEVARRFGGVDVLINNAGTLVDRDFTAGTDPTRDLDAEIAVNLSAPIHLTGEVLARWPTPEALVFVTSGFALVSPTRAPTYGAAKAGLHSFTEGLRRQLAPYGTHVLELMPPTTDTPMNAGKTGTKLPASEVAEVALRALKARRPVALPGPSRLLPAMLRLAPGLVGRAVARL
- a CDS encoding ATP-binding cassette domain-containing protein, whose product is MTPSDELSHSGGRFAAADSHHTIVVRGARENNLRGVDVDIPKRRLTVFTGVSGSGKSSLVFGTIAAESQRLINETYSAFVQGFMPSLGRPEVDLLEGLTTAIIVDQERMGANARSTVGTATDANAMLRIVFSRLGVPSAGPSFHYSFNLPAGMCPRCEGRGEVTEIDLDELFDSSKSLAEGAMTIPGYNVDGWQVRIYSESGFFPADKPIRDFTDEERHMFLYSEPTKIKVSGINMTYEGLVPRVQKGFLQKDKDALQPHIRAFVDRAVTFTTCPECEGARLNEAALASRIGDLNIADACRMQISDLAQWVRGLQEPSVAPLLSGLIQTLDSFVEIGLGYLSLDRSSGTLSGGEAQRVKMIRHLGSSLTDVTYVFDEPTVGLHPHDIARMNQLLLRLRDKGNTVLVVEHKPETILIADNVVDLGPRAGVHGGVVQYTGDVAGLRASDTLTGRHLDDRARLKPAVRERTGALEIRGATRHNLRDVDVDIPLGVLTVVTGVAGSGKSSLIHGSVPKGAGVVTVDQAPIRGSRRSNPATYTGLLDPIRTAFAKANGVKPALFSANSAGACPNCNGLGVIYTDLAMMAGVANTCEECGGKRFQPQVLEYKLNGKDISEVLAMPVSEAEQFFGSGPAHAILARMVDVGLGYLSLGQPLTTLSGGERQRLKLAIHMGDKGGVYVLDEPTSGLHLADVQHLLGLLDRLVDAGKTVIVIEHHQAVMAHADWIIDMGPGAGHDGGRVVFEGTPAELVADRSTLTGQHLAEYVGA
- a CDS encoding carbohydrate ABC transporter permease, giving the protein MTHTTVDSPRVAAPRRIGARSDGMRRPRPQIGRHALLLVLALFTLFPVLLVISTTLKTPEDVRVNPFGFFSTFSLQNIVDAWTVGRFSDYLWNSILLTVPSTLFVVLFSTMAGYTFARLPFRGRTILFYIVVLGLLVPFFTYMIPLYFQLRSMGLLDTLLGAVLLLTSGGLSFGTFFMRAFFSDLPVELEQAARVDGASELQIFLRVMMPLARSGMGALAVFTFLGNWNNFLIPLLYLPGGDFRPLTSGLYMFTGGRSLDIGPLAAGTLITILPVIVLFIVLQRQVTQGFLAGAVKG
- a CDS encoding winged helix-turn-helix transcriptional regulator, producing MNVGIRDETADCQRATDVLARTADKWTVRVFIRLQDAPRRFGELRRMIDGISPKMLASTLRGLERDGLVSRTVFPTNPPSVEYALTDLGRELAVPVQALGDWVLGNLHRIEFARAEFDDVDRSPRR
- a CDS encoding PHP domain-containing protein: MTLPADAHVHSEWSWDSGSDPASPGRMARACERAVRIGLPAIVFTEHLDLETAWRVDEGDMGEHAGSLVDDAGYVRLPPFDLDGYLEAIERCRAAHPELRILTGLEFGQPHLWDEVAAPIVRAVDRVNGSLHMLPLPGGDRSEPVTLYRYSAADDVMWAYLEEIPRMVAGSDTFEVFTHIDYAVRAWPTAELGPFDPRRFEEGFRSAMRAIAASGRALEMNTRRLWSWIPQWWSEEGGRAVTFGSDAHVPEAIAANFPEAKAMLESFGFREGSRPEDFWTR
- a CDS encoding carbohydrate ABC transporter permease — protein: MTTAALPTAAAATPSPGRRGRGSLNPSPPVTRRAQTRLGVLLVAPVMILTVVFFVFPLANALYYSVVDFDGIDPNPAFVGLANFQEMFLDPEVWHALGNNLIWIVIGTAAPLVIGLLVSVLLWTTRSGSAGYRVVFFLPYVLPGVAIGIVWGWIYDPVSGWLNQALTAVGLGALTRGWLGDPDLALFAVLATAIWAATGFVIVILLSALRNVDVELVDAAKIDGANPAQRLWYVILPQIMPVFLMVLTLTLVGGFSVFDIIFIMTGGGPANATDTIGTYAYSQAFEVSRIGYGTTLALLITVLSVPVAVFLNRLQRRLSIDGTGA
- a CDS encoding TIGR03618 family F420-dependent PPOX class oxidoreductase produces the protein MTRSWNDVRAYFERGAIAHVATLMPDGSPHSVPVWVAVEGDELAFFSIADSRKDKNLSADPRVAVSTTNPENALDMAFVRGTVTTRLTGEEAMPIVDRIAELYTGGPYDIRSGLAAFLVTPEVAWANDYRSE
- a CDS encoding zinc-dependent alcohol dehydrogenase yields the protein MGRMVSFSSPRLAQVVDEESRPLAVDEVRISTLYSGISAGTELTAYRGTNPYLNKRWDEQRRLFVDGSTSFEYPVNGWGYEEVGEVVEVGAEVTTVAVGDVIWGTWGHRTETVQKADRAAKRILSPDADPRIGIFSHIGAIALNVVLDADIHIGETVAVFGLGVPGQLVAQLARLNGARVIAVDGVASRRELAQQLGADEVIDASAGGVAERIRELTGGLGADVCLEVSGNYSAMHEAIRSVAYSSRVCVAGFMQGEGVGLRLGEEFHHNRVAVIASQISGVAPALRHRWDEYRLQRTAVDLAVSGRLRVTELISHTMPLERGREAFELLDGSPRDVLQVVLDAKAV
- a CDS encoding serine hydrolase domain-containing protein; amino-acid sequence: MSEPFAHAFDWARRQVESGALPTAVLGVATAAGVQALDAFGATGSRAARIDDHYRLFSITKPLVGLAAARMIEMGLATPGTPLQSDVPEFGRNRDDVVRLRHLVSHTSGIAEPPMDTAAGLEAGLLGERDFAAGTASRYSTIAFEGVARMIRARTGRVWDEAVADTLAGVEASGLTLDEASDPHHVVDAADAGLDLQRFAALRHPGAGLLGRAEDLLSVGAALLRNTGEIVRPTTLAMMLRPLTGDIPRLDPYPAERGQDWGFTWNLRTRAPGLIDRDAYGHGGWSGAEFWVHPTVGVAYVLLTNRAERPTVNADELDNAVVSGV